From Stigmatella erecta, one genomic window encodes:
- a CDS encoding PTS sugar transporter subunit IIA, with product MVGLVIAAHGRLAEELVSTAEQIVGKLPAVATCSIEPGTSVEDLRAKMKQAVARVDDGEGVIVMADLFGGTPCKESLMMCQRGNLEVLAGVNLPMLLKANSLRGEHLPLPELANLLASYGQRNITCASALLREAQQPSRT from the coding sequence ATGGTCGGCCTCGTCATCGCAGCTCACGGGCGTCTGGCGGAAGAACTGGTCTCCACCGCGGAGCAGATCGTGGGCAAGTTGCCCGCGGTCGCCACCTGCAGCATCGAGCCGGGCACGTCCGTCGAGGACTTGCGCGCGAAGATGAAGCAGGCGGTCGCCCGGGTGGACGACGGAGAGGGCGTCATCGTCATGGCGGATCTCTTCGGAGGTACCCCCTGCAAGGAGTCGCTGATGATGTGTCAGCGGGGGAACCTGGAAGTTCTCGCGGGCGTCAATCTTCCCATGTTGCTCAAGGCCAACTCGCTCCGGGGCGAGCACCTGCCCCTCCCGGAGCTGGCGAACCTGCTGGCGTCGTACGGCCAGCGCAACATCACCTGTGCCTCGGCCCTGCTGCGCGAGGCCCAACAGCCGTCACGAACTTGA
- the ptsP gene encoding phosphoenolpyruvate--protein phosphotransferase: MSTQATPTLSLKGIGASPGVTVGNAFILDRKRVRTPKLRLAEAEVEPERLRMKTALELSDGQLAELKEQISRAEGHDHALILEAHRMMLHDPMLVDEVDRLIVEDRINAEWAVRRVARKLKHLFDNIPDEYFRERRSDVDYVADRVVRNLMGQEVDEEVALPEGAIVVAHDLSPADAAMMARSGRVGGFITDLGGQTSHTAIVARARETPAVVGAGRASEQISPGDLVALDGETGVILVNPTPEQIALFQEARRARQESEQLALRTKDLPAVSTDEYRIRLNGNMEFPEEIPSLLAHGAEGIGLYRTEFMFLDRKTVPTEEEHYRAYKQVLESMGGRPVTIRTLDLGGDKVPGKTKHEKEPNPAMGLRAIRYCLAYRELFRAQLRALLRASAHGNLRIMVPLISGVSELREARSELEACRTALSRAGVRIGNRIQVGIMVETPSAALIADRLAQEADFFSVGTNDLIQYTMAIDRQNRDVAYLYKPLHLAVLRSLQNIVGAAKAAGIPVSMCGEMAGDPLYALVLLALGFDELSMTAGQVPLVKNILRRSSRAEALELLNAAMELTTAEEIERHIRTEMERRFLSAEP, from the coding sequence GTGAGCACGCAGGCCACACCCACCTTGAGTCTGAAGGGCATCGGCGCGTCCCCGGGCGTCACGGTGGGCAACGCCTTCATCCTGGACCGCAAGCGGGTGCGCACCCCCAAGCTGCGGCTGGCCGAGGCGGAGGTGGAGCCCGAGCGGCTGCGGATGAAGACGGCGCTGGAGCTGTCGGACGGCCAGCTCGCCGAGCTCAAGGAGCAGATCTCCCGCGCGGAGGGGCATGACCACGCCCTCATCCTCGAGGCGCACCGGATGATGCTCCACGACCCGATGCTCGTGGACGAGGTGGACCGGCTCATCGTCGAGGACCGCATCAACGCCGAGTGGGCGGTGCGCCGCGTGGCGCGCAAGCTCAAGCACCTGTTCGACAACATCCCGGACGAGTACTTCCGCGAGCGGCGCTCGGACGTGGACTACGTGGCGGACCGCGTGGTGCGCAACCTCATGGGCCAGGAGGTGGACGAGGAGGTGGCCCTGCCCGAGGGCGCCATCGTCGTGGCGCACGACCTGTCCCCCGCGGACGCGGCCATGATGGCCCGCTCGGGCCGGGTGGGCGGCTTCATCACCGACCTGGGCGGCCAGACGAGCCACACCGCCATCGTGGCCCGGGCGCGCGAGACGCCCGCGGTGGTGGGCGCGGGGCGGGCCAGCGAGCAGATCTCCCCCGGAGACCTGGTGGCGCTGGACGGGGAGACGGGCGTCATCCTGGTGAACCCCACCCCGGAGCAGATCGCCCTGTTCCAGGAGGCGCGGCGGGCGCGGCAGGAGAGCGAGCAGCTCGCGCTGCGCACCAAGGATTTGCCCGCGGTGAGCACGGACGAGTACCGCATCCGGCTCAACGGCAACATGGAGTTCCCGGAGGAGATCCCCTCGCTCCTGGCACACGGGGCGGAGGGCATCGGCCTGTACCGCACCGAGTTCATGTTCCTGGACCGCAAGACGGTGCCCACCGAGGAGGAGCACTACCGGGCCTACAAGCAGGTGCTGGAGTCCATGGGCGGCCGGCCCGTCACCATCCGCACGCTGGATTTGGGCGGTGACAAGGTGCCGGGCAAGACGAAGCACGAGAAGGAGCCCAACCCGGCCATGGGCCTGCGCGCCATCCGCTACTGCCTGGCCTACCGGGAGCTGTTCCGCGCGCAGCTCCGGGCGCTCCTGCGCGCCAGCGCGCACGGGAACCTGCGCATCATGGTGCCGCTCATCAGCGGGGTGAGCGAGCTGCGCGAGGCCCGGAGCGAGCTGGAGGCGTGCCGCACCGCGCTCAGCCGCGCCGGGGTGCGCATCGGCAACCGGATTCAGGTGGGCATCATGGTGGAGACGCCCAGCGCGGCGCTCATCGCCGACCGGCTGGCGCAGGAGGCGGACTTCTTCTCCGTCGGCACGAACGATCTCATCCAGTACACCATGGCCATCGACCGGCAGAACCGGGACGTGGCCTACCTCTACAAGCCGCTGCACCTGGCGGTGCTGCGCTCCCTGCAGAACATCGTCGGGGCGGCGAAGGCGGCGGGCATCCCCGTGTCCATGTGCGGGGAGATGGCCGGAGACCCGCTCTACGCCCTGGTGCTGCTGGCGCTGGGCTTCGACGAGCTGTCCATGACGGCCGGCCAGGTGCCCCTGGTGAAGAACATCCTGCGGCGCTCCAGCCGCGCCGAGGCCCTGGAGCTGCTCAACGCCGCCATGGAGCTGACCACGGCGGAGGAAATCGAGCGCCACATCCGCACCGAGATGGAGCGGCGCTTCCTCTCCGCCGAGCCATGA
- a CDS encoding DUF1501 domain-containing protein — protein sequence MKLSRRHFLRDVSRGLGCLATAAALPRWLGEAEAASISGYAGYRAAVCVFLLGGNDSNNLLIPKLSTPYAQYKAARPNIGIANADLLTLNPIGQPAASYGLHPSLVKLQALFEQEKAALVCNVGPLVLPMKKADYVTGAVARPDNLFSHADQQDAWASSIANPSSISLPMALIGKVTGWAGRTADKISGLNTGTQYPGVTSFGGKAIFSAGASKQPLIVSSNGTLGFRTSSDTGFNALYQESLTEVLKIHNDVTLQASYGGTFTTAQTFASARTAAREAAWLLLPQATREAIDALFVLPEGGSGWGLPGQLYQVVRDLVAGATPAASGGLGLKRQVFSVGLGGFDTHTGQDTAQSSLFKQLDFALDAFHQALTVLRATTNFGATPPQTTLFTISDFGRTFVENSDKGTDHGWGSHMIVLGDRVAGKRLYGAFPNLDLTNGGANNLDTTDSRGRWIPSLTVDQYAYSVAAWLGLSTTAERDYVFPNLAAYVSAAAANQFPADAQKTKIGFLLADP from the coding sequence ATGAAGCTTTCCCGACGCCACTTCCTTCGCGACGTCTCCCGGGGCCTGGGCTGCCTGGCCACCGCCGCTGCCCTTCCGCGCTGGCTGGGGGAGGCGGAAGCCGCCTCGATCAGCGGGTACGCGGGCTACCGCGCCGCCGTCTGTGTCTTCCTGCTGGGCGGCAATGACTCCAACAACCTGCTCATCCCCAAGCTGAGCACGCCCTATGCGCAGTACAAGGCGGCGCGGCCCAACATCGGCATCGCCAACGCCGACCTGCTGACCCTCAACCCCATTGGCCAGCCGGCGGCCTCCTACGGGTTGCACCCCTCGCTCGTGAAGCTCCAGGCGCTCTTCGAGCAGGAGAAGGCCGCCCTCGTGTGCAACGTGGGGCCGCTCGTGCTGCCCATGAAGAAGGCCGACTACGTCACCGGGGCCGTGGCGCGGCCGGACAACCTGTTCTCCCACGCGGACCAGCAGGACGCCTGGGCCAGCTCCATCGCCAACCCGTCCTCCATCTCGCTGCCGATGGCGCTCATCGGCAAGGTGACGGGCTGGGCGGGCCGGACCGCGGACAAGATCTCCGGGCTGAACACGGGAACGCAGTACCCCGGGGTGACGTCCTTCGGAGGCAAGGCGATCTTCTCGGCGGGGGCCTCCAAGCAGCCGCTGATCGTGTCGTCGAACGGCACGCTGGGCTTCCGGACGTCGAGCGACACGGGCTTCAACGCCCTGTACCAGGAGTCGCTCACCGAGGTGCTCAAGATCCACAACGACGTCACCCTGCAGGCCTCTTACGGCGGCACCTTCACCACAGCGCAGACCTTCGCTTCGGCGAGAACCGCCGCGCGCGAGGCGGCGTGGCTGCTGCTGCCCCAGGCGACGCGCGAGGCCATCGACGCCCTGTTCGTGCTGCCCGAGGGCGGCTCGGGCTGGGGGCTGCCGGGCCAGCTCTACCAGGTCGTCCGGGACTTGGTGGCGGGCGCGACGCCCGCGGCCAGCGGGGGCCTGGGCCTCAAGCGCCAGGTGTTCTCCGTGGGGCTGGGCGGCTTCGACACCCACACGGGGCAGGACACGGCTCAGAGTTCGCTGTTCAAGCAGCTCGACTTCGCCCTCGATGCGTTCCACCAGGCGCTCACGGTTCTGCGGGCCACCACGAACTTCGGCGCCACGCCTCCGCAGACCACGCTCTTCACGATCAGCGACTTCGGCCGCACCTTCGTGGAGAACTCGGACAAGGGCACGGACCACGGCTGGGGCAGCCACATGATCGTCCTGGGCGACCGCGTCGCGGGCAAGCGGCTCTACGGCGCCTTCCCCAACCTGGACCTGACGAACGGCGGGGCGAACAACCTGGACACCACCGACTCGCGGGGCCGCTGGATTCCCTCGCTGACGGTGGACCAGTACGCCTACTCCGTCGCCGCGTGGCTGGGCCTGTCGACCACCGCGGAGCGGGACTACGTGTTCCCGAACCTCGCGGCCTATGTCTCCGCCGCGGCGGCCAACCAGTTCCCCGCCGACGCGCAGAAGACGAAGATCGGCTTCCTGCTCGCGGACCCCTGA
- a CDS encoding HPr family phosphocarrier protein, which yields MANVAEGTFEIVNALGLHARAAAQLVKVANRFKSDTTIEHQGQRANAKSIMGVLMLAAGLGSQVKLTCKGEDAAACLEELRRLIADRFGEAQ from the coding sequence ATGGCAAACGTGGCCGAAGGGACATTCGAAATCGTCAACGCGCTGGGGCTGCACGCCCGCGCGGCCGCCCAGCTGGTCAAGGTGGCCAACCGCTTCAAGAGCGACACCACCATTGAACATCAGGGCCAACGCGCCAACGCCAAATCCATCATGGGTGTGCTGATGTTGGCCGCGGGGCTGGGCTCCCAGGTGAAGCTCACCTGCAAGGGCGAGGACGCGGCGGCGTGCCTGGAGGAGCTCCGGCGCCTCATCGCGGACCGGTTTGGGGAGGCGCAGTAA
- a CDS encoding methyl-accepting chemotaxis protein yields MRASIGRRLYVSFGLLVVAFAILGGEHVVSSTRMASDVESSMESTFSTVSALLQLRSLQQQVVALVYSVEEGRGPGTLEQLATLEERVSAQLSVLQSQGYAEDKFQEVSLRFQGMLREARRLLEAESSPRQAAGAASARRFHEHTGRLVPLLERSVVQEGQTARAALHSLRSDFLYSASLFGGKILGCIALALMLAFWVRHSLVHPLRELTRVAQDISVNGDLSLKVPVRSSDEVGQLAGAFRDMVERLRTIHSELRSSGDKLAESVAYMRNSSEQQQETVSSQAAALFQTRTTAEELRRTSALAAQKAATVLEVAERADTLGRQGEASLALTIEGLATLGEQVQEIAQRIRKLGESTQQIGAITQTVKNLADQSNMLALNAAIEAVRSGEHGKGFGVVAREIRSLADQSIEATVRVREILEAVGHAVTETVNITQKGAERMQNGLAQVSATGESLSELSAIMRDNASAVREIAGAVSQQDEGIAQIFGAVSELSRMMDDTEQQLGATRTAAMTLDDVSRRLTEVVTRYRT; encoded by the coding sequence ATGAGGGCCAGCATCGGCCGGCGGCTGTACGTGTCTTTTGGCTTGCTCGTGGTGGCCTTCGCCATTCTCGGTGGTGAACACGTGGTCTCCTCCACCCGGATGGCCTCGGACGTGGAGTCCTCCATGGAGAGCACCTTCTCCACCGTCTCGGCGCTGCTGCAGCTGCGCTCCCTGCAGCAGCAGGTGGTGGCCCTGGTCTACTCGGTGGAGGAGGGCCGGGGCCCCGGAACGCTGGAGCAGCTCGCCACGCTGGAGGAGCGGGTCTCCGCCCAGCTCTCGGTGCTCCAGTCCCAGGGGTACGCCGAGGACAAGTTCCAGGAGGTGAGCCTGCGCTTCCAGGGGATGCTGCGCGAGGCGCGGCGGCTCCTGGAGGCGGAGTCCAGCCCCCGGCAGGCCGCCGGGGCGGCCTCGGCCCGGCGGTTTCACGAGCACACGGGCCGGCTGGTGCCGCTGCTGGAGCGCTCGGTGGTGCAGGAGGGGCAGACGGCGCGCGCGGCGCTGCACAGCCTGCGCTCGGACTTCCTGTACAGCGCGAGCCTCTTCGGGGGGAAGATCCTGGGCTGCATCGCCCTGGCGCTGATGCTGGCCTTCTGGGTGCGCCACTCCCTGGTGCACCCGCTGCGCGAGCTGACGCGCGTGGCGCAGGACATCAGCGTCAACGGGGACCTGTCGCTGAAGGTGCCCGTGCGCTCCAGCGACGAGGTGGGGCAGCTGGCCGGGGCGTTCCGGGACATGGTGGAGCGGCTGCGCACCATCCACAGCGAGCTGCGCTCCTCGGGCGACAAGCTCGCCGAGTCCGTGGCGTACATGCGCAACTCCTCCGAGCAGCAGCAGGAGACGGTGAGCAGCCAGGCCGCCGCGCTGTTCCAGACGCGCACCACCGCCGAGGAGCTGCGCCGCACCTCGGCCCTGGCCGCGCAGAAGGCCGCCACCGTGCTGGAGGTCGCCGAGCGCGCCGACACCCTGGGCCGCCAGGGCGAGGCCTCGCTGGCGCTCACCATCGAGGGGCTGGCCACGCTGGGCGAGCAGGTGCAGGAGATCGCCCAGCGCATCCGCAAGCTCGGCGAGAGCACCCAGCAAATTGGCGCCATCACCCAGACGGTGAAGAACCTGGCCGACCAGTCGAACATGCTGGCGCTCAACGCCGCCATCGAGGCGGTGCGCAGCGGCGAGCACGGCAAGGGCTTCGGGGTGGTGGCCCGCGAAATCCGCTCGCTGGCCGACCAGTCCATCGAGGCCACCGTGCGCGTGCGCGAAATCCTCGAGGCGGTGGGCCACGCGGTGACGGAGACGGTGAACATCACCCAGAAGGGCGCCGAGCGGATGCAGAACGGGCTGGCCCAGGTGAGCGCCACGGGCGAGAGCCTCAGCGAGCTGTCGGCCATCATGCGCGACAACGCCAGCGCCGTCCGGGAGATCGCCGGCGCGGTGAGCCAGCAGGACGAGGGCATCGCCCAGATTTTCGGCGCCGTGAGCGAGCTGTCGCGGATGATGGACGACACCGAGCAGCAGCTCGGGGCCACGCGCACCGCGGCGATGACGCTCGATGATGTCTCCCGCCGCCTGACCGAGGTGGTGACCCGCTACCGCACCTGA
- a CDS encoding class I SAM-dependent DNA methyltransferase — MGSNPNEQHVRQVYEEIAPSYEALFPALHRYGDRVEGFLAEVAMPPCRVLDVGCGPGLLTRFLEPAVEVVGLDLSPEMLELARRGRPSGQWHTHSYHQPIPPALGRFDVVLAIGCLDFCANLHEVLGHLAAALKPGGRMLFTVLERRPGLDGHEVPQRQVRTAGPSVALSFPSFEETARALADNSLLPHRYVHAPGWVHLTEQRTMYFGWWDVTRP, encoded by the coding sequence ATGGGGTCCAACCCGAACGAGCAGCACGTCCGGCAGGTCTACGAGGAGATTGCCCCCTCCTACGAGGCCCTCTTTCCGGCGCTTCACCGGTACGGGGACCGGGTCGAGGGCTTCCTGGCCGAGGTGGCGATGCCGCCCTGCCGGGTGCTCGACGTGGGGTGTGGGCCGGGGCTGCTCACGCGCTTCCTGGAGCCGGCCGTGGAGGTGGTGGGGTTGGACCTCTCCCCGGAGATGCTCGAGCTGGCGCGCCGGGGCCGCCCTTCCGGCCAGTGGCACACGCACAGCTACCACCAGCCCATCCCCCCGGCGCTGGGGCGCTTCGACGTGGTGCTGGCCATTGGCTGCCTGGACTTCTGCGCCAACCTGCACGAGGTGTTGGGCCACCTCGCCGCCGCGCTGAAGCCCGGCGGGCGCATGCTCTTCACGGTGCTCGAGCGCAGGCCCGGGCTGGACGGGCACGAAGTCCCCCAGCGGCAGGTGCGCACGGCGGGCCCCTCGGTGGCCCTGTCCTTCCCCTCGTTCGAGGAGACGGCCCGGGCGCTCGCGGACAACAGCCTGCTGCCCCACCGCTATGTCCACGCCCCGGGGTGGGTGCACCTCACGGAGCAGCGGACCATGTACTTCGGCTGGTGGGACGTGACGCGGCCCTGA
- a CDS encoding DUF1800 domain-containing protein, translated as MIRRTALALALCATACAPEEQLPADENAAEALRQVEQAAEPLDTPTERNAIRFLEQATFGPRLARGASPRPIDAVEQVVAVGISKSITAQVSAPRSTFDGTNDSKDLGSQFFVNAVTGQDQLRQRVAFALSQIFVVSPSGIANITATPESEPKVAMAGFLNMLSSNAFGNFRTLLEAVTKDPAMGNYLDLVNNRAFDTAGKAKEPNENYAREMLQLFTLGLHKLNEDGTVQLNAEGLPTPAYTEAHVQAFSRALSGWTFAAAAGCPTIGRTNPANYTQPMLGCDANHLSTSQTLLRGAVTTAGGGAAAHLKQALDNVFADPNLPPFICKQLIQHLVTSNPSPAYVSRVVAVFKNNGSNVRGDLGAVVRKILEDDEARGPQPPMSLYATYGHLRPPALFITSVVRWLGGTLDTSAGLDPGAKLNGWSKAMGQDVPRPPSVFSYYPPNATAPGGNGLLGPEFAILDTATATARANVLYDMLFSSSTASAGVLIDVSTLPTDPSDLVYTLGRYWIHDAMSWSLQVAVYNAITDTRAGNTLRKQRLAVYLTSLSPEYQIQR; from the coding sequence ATGATCCGACGTACCGCCCTTGCCCTCGCCCTGTGCGCGACGGCCTGCGCCCCCGAGGAGCAGCTCCCGGCCGATGAGAACGCGGCCGAGGCGCTCCGGCAGGTGGAACAGGCCGCTGAGCCGCTCGACACCCCCACGGAGCGCAACGCCATCCGGTTCCTGGAGCAGGCCACCTTCGGCCCGCGCCTGGCCCGGGGGGCGAGCCCCCGGCCCATCGACGCGGTGGAGCAGGTGGTGGCCGTGGGCATCTCCAAGTCCATCACCGCGCAAGTCAGTGCCCCGCGCTCCACGTTCGATGGCACCAACGACAGCAAGGACCTGGGCTCCCAGTTCTTCGTCAACGCCGTCACGGGACAGGACCAGCTCCGGCAGCGCGTGGCGTTCGCGCTGAGCCAGATCTTCGTCGTCTCGCCCAGCGGCATCGCCAACATCACCGCCACGCCCGAGTCGGAGCCGAAGGTGGCGATGGCGGGCTTCCTCAACATGCTGTCGTCGAACGCGTTCGGGAACTTCCGCACCCTGCTGGAGGCGGTCACCAAGGACCCCGCCATGGGGAACTACCTGGACCTGGTGAACAACCGCGCGTTCGACACGGCCGGCAAGGCCAAGGAGCCGAACGAGAACTACGCGCGCGAGATGCTCCAGCTCTTCACGCTGGGCCTGCACAAGCTGAACGAGGACGGCACCGTGCAGCTCAACGCGGAGGGGCTGCCCACGCCCGCGTACACCGAGGCGCACGTGCAGGCGTTCTCCCGCGCCCTGTCCGGGTGGACGTTCGCCGCGGCGGCCGGGTGCCCCACCATTGGCCGCACCAACCCGGCCAACTACACGCAGCCCATGCTGGGCTGTGACGCCAACCACCTGTCCACGTCCCAGACGCTCCTCCGGGGCGCGGTGACGACGGCGGGCGGGGGGGCCGCGGCGCACCTCAAGCAGGCGCTGGACAACGTCTTCGCCGATCCGAACCTGCCGCCCTTCATCTGCAAGCAGCTCATCCAGCACCTCGTCACCAGCAACCCGAGCCCCGCCTACGTCAGCCGGGTGGTGGCGGTCTTCAAGAACAACGGCAGCAACGTGCGCGGCGACCTGGGCGCGGTGGTGCGCAAGATCCTCGAGGACGACGAGGCGCGGGGCCCCCAGCCGCCGATGTCCCTCTACGCCACCTACGGGCACCTGCGGCCGCCCGCGCTGTTCATCACCTCGGTGGTCCGCTGGCTGGGCGGCACGCTCGACACCTCCGCGGGGCTGGACCCGGGGGCGAAGCTCAACGGGTGGAGCAAGGCCATGGGCCAGGACGTGCCCCGCCCGCCGTCCGTCTTCAGCTACTACCCGCCGAACGCCACCGCGCCCGGAGGCAATGGGCTGCTCGGCCCGGAGTTCGCCATCCTGGACACCGCGACGGCCACCGCCCGCGCCAACGTCCTCTACGACATGCTCTTCTCGAGCTCGACGGCCAGCGCGGGCGTGCTCATCGACGTGAGCACGCTGCCCACGGACCCGAGCGATCTCGTGTACACGCTGGGCCGCTACTGGATCCACGACGCGATGTCCTGGAGCCTCCAGGTCGCCGTCTACAACGCCATCACCGACACGCGGGCCGGCAACACGCTGCGCAAGCAGCGGCTGGCCGTGTACCTCACGTCCCTCTCTCCCGAGTACCAGATCCAGAGGTGA
- a CDS encoding PTS sugar transporter subunit IIC — MSVAWTQVALAGLWGGMVAVERKAFLQAMLSRPLVSATVMGLLLGDVSAGLYIGMLLELFYLGTANLGASLPENDTLSATGTAAAAAGMAVATGADSTQAIWSVAVLLFIPLGRLGRYGDRLLEGYMARLARVALASAEAGNLSRAVRQNLWGMWPHFVIYGAVCSGCVVLGGALGPLVGLLPLSLLRGLAWAFPAMASVAAVLAAQGSHARRAPLFAALGAAGVCLAILLALSREAA, encoded by the coding sequence GTGAGCGTGGCCTGGACGCAGGTGGCGCTCGCGGGGCTCTGGGGCGGCATGGTGGCCGTGGAGCGCAAGGCGTTCCTCCAGGCCATGCTCTCGCGCCCGCTGGTGTCCGCCACGGTGATGGGGCTGCTGCTGGGCGATGTGTCCGCGGGCCTCTACATCGGCATGCTGCTGGAGCTGTTCTACCTGGGCACGGCCAACCTGGGCGCCTCTCTGCCCGAGAACGACACGCTGTCGGCCACGGGCACCGCGGCGGCCGCGGCGGGCATGGCGGTGGCCACCGGCGCGGACTCCACCCAGGCCATCTGGTCCGTGGCCGTGCTGCTCTTCATCCCGCTGGGGCGCCTGGGCCGCTACGGGGACCGGCTGCTGGAGGGCTACATGGCGCGGCTGGCCCGGGTGGCGCTGGCCTCGGCGGAGGCGGGCAACCTGTCGCGCGCGGTGCGCCAGAACCTCTGGGGCATGTGGCCGCACTTCGTCATCTACGGCGCGGTGTGCTCGGGGTGCGTGGTGCTGGGCGGCGCGCTCGGGCCGCTGGTGGGGCTGCTGCCGCTGTCGCTGCTGCGGGGGCTGGCGTGGGCCTTTCCCGCCATGGCCTCGGTGGCGGCGGTGCTGGCCGCGCAGGGCAGCCACGCCCGGCGCGCGCCCCTCTTCGCGGCCCTGGGCGCCGCGGGGGTGTGCCTGGCCATTCTCCTGGCGCTCTCGCGGGAGGCGGCATGA
- a CDS encoding PTS system mannose/fructose/sorbose family transporter subunit IID: MSGPAALSRGVLLRVFLRSLLLQASWNPKGMQNLGLAYTVFPALKSLYPEKEAQEAAVRRHLAFFNTHPYVAAAIVGGVLYHEQRIARGEEPPDKVMAFKAALMGPLAALGDGFFWLSLKPAVGAICAGLVPLLHAWAAVLFLVLYNLVHITLRARLYWMGLSLGDRLVEAVARDKLPARGARLRSVAAACSGGVAAWLAVDLGHTAGGAPAPWLVAGCMVLGVVSYVLVQQRVPNYVVLYLAAALACVAGAFL; this comes from the coding sequence ATGAGCGGCCCAGCCGCCCTGTCCCGGGGAGTGCTGCTGCGCGTCTTCCTGCGCTCGCTGCTCCTGCAGGCCTCGTGGAACCCCAAGGGCATGCAGAACCTGGGGCTTGCCTACACCGTCTTCCCGGCGCTCAAGTCGCTCTACCCGGAGAAGGAAGCCCAGGAGGCCGCGGTGCGCCGGCACCTGGCCTTCTTCAACACCCACCCCTACGTGGCCGCCGCCATTGTCGGCGGGGTGCTCTACCACGAGCAGCGCATCGCCCGGGGCGAGGAGCCCCCGGACAAGGTCATGGCCTTCAAGGCCGCGCTCATGGGGCCCCTGGCGGCGCTGGGGGATGGGTTCTTCTGGCTGTCGCTCAAGCCGGCCGTGGGCGCCATCTGCGCCGGGCTCGTCCCCCTGCTGCATGCGTGGGCGGCCGTGCTCTTCCTCGTGCTCTACAACCTCGTGCACATCACCTTGCGCGCGCGCCTCTACTGGATGGGGCTGTCGCTGGGGGACCGGCTGGTGGAGGCGGTGGCCCGGGACAAGCTGCCGGCGCGCGGGGCCCGGCTGCGCTCGGTGGCGGCGGCGTGCTCGGGCGGGGTGGCGGCCTGGCTGGCGGTGGACCTGGGGCACACGGCGGGCGGGGCCCCCGCGCCCTGGCTGGTGGCCGGGTGCATGGTGCTGGGCGTGGTGTCCTATGTGCTCGTGCAGCAGCGGGTCCCCAACTATGTGGTGCTCTACCTCGCCGCGGCGCTCGCCTGCGTGGCGGGGGCGTTCCTTTAA
- a CDS encoding PTS sugar transporter subunit IIB produces MISLVRVDNRLIHGQVVEAWLPHLKVSRLIVADDEAASSPLIRAAMALAVQSAIEVQILPLAEVDFAALSKDGVRTLVLLRDVASVPFAHAHGLAMEQLNLGNVHFGAGRRQVSPSVFLAEAELQALQGLQAQGVRVEARAVPSEKPIDLGELAERWTKAG; encoded by the coding sequence GTGATTTCCCTGGTCCGCGTCGACAACCGTCTCATCCATGGGCAAGTGGTCGAGGCCTGGTTGCCGCACCTCAAGGTCTCGCGGCTGATCGTCGCGGATGACGAGGCGGCCTCCAGCCCGCTCATCCGGGCCGCCATGGCGCTCGCGGTGCAGAGCGCCATCGAGGTGCAGATCCTCCCCCTGGCCGAGGTGGACTTCGCGGCCCTGTCCAAGGACGGGGTGCGCACCCTGGTGCTCCTGAGGGACGTGGCCTCGGTGCCGTTCGCCCACGCGCACGGGCTGGCGATGGAGCAGCTGAACCTGGGCAACGTGCACTTCGGCGCCGGGCGGCGGCAGGTGTCCCCCTCGGTGTTCCTGGCGGAGGCGGAGCTCCAGGCCCTGCAGGGGCTGCAGGCCCAGGGCGTCCGGGTGGAGGCCCGGGCGGTGCCCTCGGAGAAGCCCATCGACCTGGGAGAGCTGGCCGAGCGCTGGACCAAGGCCGGGTGA